A window of the Lactuca sativa cultivar Salinas chromosome 7, Lsat_Salinas_v11, whole genome shotgun sequence genome harbors these coding sequences:
- the LOC111900315 gene encoding 40S ribosomal protein S16 gives MAAAPPNSVQCFGRKKTAVAVTHCKAGRGLIKINGVPIELVQPEILRYKAFEPILLLGRHKFAGVDMRIRVKGGGHTSQIYAIRQSISKALVAYYQKFVDEEQKKEIKDILVRYDRTLLVADPRRCEPKKFGGRGARARFQKSYR, from the coding sequence atGGCGGCAGCTCCTCCAAATTCCGTCCAATGCTTCGGCCGGAAGAAGACGGCGGTTGCCGTAACTCACTGCAAGGCTGGTCGTGGCCTAATCAAAATCAACGGTGTCCCAATCGAGCTTGTTCAGCCTGAAATCCTCCGATACAAGGCGTTCGAGCCGATCCTTCTTCTTGGACGCCACAAGTTTGCTGGCGTTGACATGAGGATCCGCGTCAAGGGTGGAGGTCACACTTCTCAGATCTACGCAATCCGTCAAAGCATCTCGAAAGCTCTCGTCGCTTACTACCAGAAATTCGTTGATGAAGAACAGAAGAAGGAAATCAAAGATATTCTCGTGAGGTACGACAGGACTCTTCTCGTTGCTGATCCGAGAAGGTGCGAGCCGAAGAAGTTTGGAGGTCGTGGTGCTCGTGCTAGGTTCCAGAAATCATACCGTTGA
- the LOC111900328 gene encoding protein ALP1-like isoform X2, translated as MDKRALVALLSSLISELLLLLFVISPPSGDSFSSPSNSLSPLITHLLSFSNTAATLSLLSHKRKRSQSPEPGVTADEISHLTKLGRRFVGAHSAIPRNPDSFKLCFKMTASTFEWLSALLEPLLECRDPVNSPLNLPVETRLGIGLYRLATGSDYSDISQRFKVSESVAKFCVKQFCRVLCTNFRFWVGFPTPNELEPITESFETLTGLPNCCGVIHCTRFNILKPESMEEVPLSAQIVVDTSSKILSIVAGINGKKGNQLVLKSSTLYQDIESNNLLNSPPIDINGVSIPQYLIGDKSYPFLPWLMVPFHQPVMNSYEENFNSAHNVMLASGFRTIDSLKKWGVLSKPIKEEIKTMVAYIVLSIMEMLVLWIIQLTKRLLKLEVHWLQEQGDANFGQHS; from the exons ATGGATAAAAGGGCCCTCGTGGCCCTACTTTCTTCCCTAATATCGgagctcctcctcctcctcttcgTCATCTCCCCTCCCTCCGGCGACTCATTTTCTTCTCCGTCCAATTCCCTTTCCCCGCTCATCACCCACCTACTATCCTTTTCAAATACCGCCGCCACCCTCTCCCTTCTATCACACAAACGGAAGCGATCCCAATCCCCGGAACCCGGTGTCACCGCCGACGAAATCAGCCATCTAACCAAACTCGGTCGTCGGTTCGTCGGCGCCCATTCAGCCATACCAAGAAACCCCGACTCCTTCAAACTCTGTTTCAAAATGACTGCTTCAACATTCGAGTGGCTCTCAGCCCTCCTCGAACCGCTGCTCGAGTGCCGTGACCCAGTCAACTCTCCCCTGAATCTCCCCGTCGAAACCCGCCTCGGTATCGGACTTTACCGGCTAGCCACCGGTTCCGATTACTCCGATATTTCACAACGGTTTAAAGTTTCAGAATCTGTAGCGAAATTCTGCGTCAAGCAATTCTGCCGAGTCTTATGCACCAATTTTCGTTTCTGGGTCGGATTCCCAACCCCAAACGAACTCGAACCAATCACTGAATCATTCGAAACCCTAACAGGTTTGCCCAATTGCTGTGGAGTTATACATTGTACACGATTCAACATTCTCAAGCCTGAATCCATGGAGGAAGTTCCATTATCTGCTCAAATCGTCGTCGATACGTCATCGAAGATTCTCAGCATTGTCGCCGGCATCAATGGAAAAAAGGGTAATCAACTCGTTctcaagtcatcaactttatacCAAGACATCGAATCAAACAACTTGTTGAACTCTCCACCTATAGATATAAACGGTGTATCTATACCTCAATACTTAATCGGTGATAAAAGCTATCCTTTTCTTCCATGGCTAATGGTTCCATTTCATCAACCCGTGATGAATTCATACGAAGAGAACTTTAATTCTGCACATAATGTAATGCTTGCATCTGGGTTTAGAACGATTGATAGTTTAAAGAAATGGGGTGTTTTGAGTAAACCAATTAAGGAAGAGATCAAGACTATGGTGGCTTACATAG TTCTCAGTATCATGGAGATGTTAGTTTTGTGGATAATTCAATTGACCAAAAGGCTTTTGAAATTAGAAGTGCATTGGCTACAAGAGCAAGGAGATGCTAACTTTGGGCAGCATTCATGA
- the LOC111900328 gene encoding protein ALP1-like isoform X1, which translates to MDKRALVALLSSLISELLLLLFVISPPSGDSFSSPSNSLSPLITHLLSFSNTAATLSLLSHKRKRSQSPEPGVTADEISHLTKLGRRFVGAHSAIPRNPDSFKLCFKMTASTFEWLSALLEPLLECRDPVNSPLNLPVETRLGIGLYRLATGSDYSDISQRFKVSESVAKFCVKQFCRVLCTNFRFWVGFPTPNELEPITESFETLTGLPNCCGVIHCTRFNILKPESMEEVPLSAQIVVDTSSKILSIVAGINGKKGNQLVLKSSTLYQDIESNNLLNSPPIDINGVSIPQYLIGDKSYPFLPWLMVPFHQPVMNSYEENFNSAHNVMLASGFRTIDSLKKWGVLSKPIKEEIKTMVAYIGACSILHNALLMREDYSSLSGKSDEYLQYDDSSQYHGDVSFVDNSIDQKAFEIRSALATRARRC; encoded by the coding sequence ATGGATAAAAGGGCCCTCGTGGCCCTACTTTCTTCCCTAATATCGgagctcctcctcctcctcttcgTCATCTCCCCTCCCTCCGGCGACTCATTTTCTTCTCCGTCCAATTCCCTTTCCCCGCTCATCACCCACCTACTATCCTTTTCAAATACCGCCGCCACCCTCTCCCTTCTATCACACAAACGGAAGCGATCCCAATCCCCGGAACCCGGTGTCACCGCCGACGAAATCAGCCATCTAACCAAACTCGGTCGTCGGTTCGTCGGCGCCCATTCAGCCATACCAAGAAACCCCGACTCCTTCAAACTCTGTTTCAAAATGACTGCTTCAACATTCGAGTGGCTCTCAGCCCTCCTCGAACCGCTGCTCGAGTGCCGTGACCCAGTCAACTCTCCCCTGAATCTCCCCGTCGAAACCCGCCTCGGTATCGGACTTTACCGGCTAGCCACCGGTTCCGATTACTCCGATATTTCACAACGGTTTAAAGTTTCAGAATCTGTAGCGAAATTCTGCGTCAAGCAATTCTGCCGAGTCTTATGCACCAATTTTCGTTTCTGGGTCGGATTCCCAACCCCAAACGAACTCGAACCAATCACTGAATCATTCGAAACCCTAACAGGTTTGCCCAATTGCTGTGGAGTTATACATTGTACACGATTCAACATTCTCAAGCCTGAATCCATGGAGGAAGTTCCATTATCTGCTCAAATCGTCGTCGATACGTCATCGAAGATTCTCAGCATTGTCGCCGGCATCAATGGAAAAAAGGGTAATCAACTCGTTctcaagtcatcaactttatacCAAGACATCGAATCAAACAACTTGTTGAACTCTCCACCTATAGATATAAACGGTGTATCTATACCTCAATACTTAATCGGTGATAAAAGCTATCCTTTTCTTCCATGGCTAATGGTTCCATTTCATCAACCCGTGATGAATTCATACGAAGAGAACTTTAATTCTGCACATAATGTAATGCTTGCATCTGGGTTTAGAACGATTGATAGTTTAAAGAAATGGGGTGTTTTGAGTAAACCAATTAAGGAAGAGATCAAGACTATGGTGGCTTACATAGGTGCTTGTTCAATTCTTCATAATGCGTTGCTTATGAGGGAAGATTACTCTTCTTTATCTGGGAAATCTGATGAATATTTGCAATATGATGACAGTTCTCAGTATCATGGAGATGTTAGTTTTGTGGATAATTCAATTGACCAAAAGGCTTTTGAAATTAGAAGTGCATTGGCTACAAGAGCAAGGAGATGCTAA